A DNA window from Drosophila biarmipes strain raj3 chromosome 2R, RU_DBia_V1.1, whole genome shotgun sequence contains the following coding sequences:
- the LOC108029556 gene encoding phosphatidate phosphatase LPIN2 isoform X1, with product MNSLARVFSNFRDFYNDINAATLTGAIDVIVVEQRDGEFQCSPFHVRFGKLGVLRSREKVVDIEINGTPVDIQMKLGDSGEAFFVEECLEDEDEELPANLATSPIPNSFLQSRDKANDTMEDISGVVADKNASEELLLPLPLPRRNSIDFSKEEPKEAAVEGGKFENQVSDYTQRRHTDNTLERRNLSEKLKEFTTQKIRQEWAEHEELFQGEKKPAESELESQSKASNEAVETEKEVQSVGEDKAKEPPKPDITLTPVTTSEATKEGSKSKTKKRRKKSQMKKNAQRKTSSSSSVGSAAGGDLPSAETSSLGVTNIDEGDAPLSSATNNNNTSSSNDEQPSAPLVTARTGDDSPLSELPHTPTTNPRLDLDIHFFSDTEITTPVGSGVGGSGRVAGGRPSTPIQSDSELETTMRDKRHVVDDENAASWKWGELPTPEQAKSDAMSAAQVQQSEHQSMLSNMFSFMKRANRLRKEKGVGEVGDIYLSDLDAGSMDPEMAALYFPTPRSKEASPPEEDGESGNGTSLPHSPSSLEEGQKSMDSDFDETKQQRDNKYLDFVAMSMCGMSEQGAAPSDEEFDRHLVNYPDVCKSPSIFSSPNLVVRLNGKYYTWMAACPIVMTMITFQKPLTHEAIEQLMSQTVEGKCLVEGEKQEAAAQADNVGQTKRYWWSWRRSQDAAPNHVTNAHGMPLGKDEKDGDQAAVATQTSRPTSPDISDPTLSKSDSLVNAENTSALVDNLEELTMASNRSDEPKERYKKSLRLSSAAIKKLNLKEGMNEIEFSVTTAYQGTTRCKCYLFRWKHNDKVVISDIDGTITRSDVLGHILPMVGKDWAQLGVAQLFSKIEQNGYKLLYLSARAIGQSRVTREYLRSIRQGNVMLPDGPLLLNPTSLISAFHREVIEKKPEQFKIACLSDIRDLFPDKEPFYAGYGNRINDVWAYRAVGIPIMRIFTINTKGELKHELTQTFQSSGYINQSLEVDEYFPLLTNHEEFDYRTDVFDDEESEEELQFSGEYETEEISEYSDDEEAPFTDDFASDDEKWADVGLRMRVRRDSSKNEVILASPPKWLNS from the exons ATGAATAGCCTGGCGCGGGTCTTCAGCAACTTCCGCGACTTCTACAACGACATCAATGCCGCCACCCTCACGGGAGCCATCGATGTGATCGTGGTGGAGCAGCGGGATGGCGAGTTCCAGTGCTCACCATTCCACGTTCGATTCGGCAAGCTGGGAGTGCTCAGGAGTCGGGAGAAGGTG GTGGACATTGAGATCAACGGCACACCGGTCGACATTCAGATGAAGCTGGGCGATTCCGGCGAGGCCTTCTTCGTGGAGGAGTGCCTGgaggatgaggacgaggaGCTGCCGGCCAACCTGGCCACCTCGCCAATCCCCAACAGCTTCCTGCAGTCGCGGGACAAGGCGAACGACACCATGGAGGACATCAGTGGAGTGGTGGCCGACAA AAACGCTAGCGAGGAACTGCTCCTGCCCCTGCCGTTGCCGCGACGCAACTCCATTGACTTCTCCAAGGAGGAGCCCAAGGAAGCCGCCGTCGAAGGCGGCAAGTTCGAGAACCAGGTCTCGGACTACACGCAGCGCAG ACACACGGACAACACTCTGGAACGTCGCAATCTGAGCGAGAAACTGAAGGAGTTCACCACCCAGAAGATACGCCAGGAGTGGGCCGAGCACGAGGAGCTGTTCCAGGGCGAGAAGAAGCCGGCCGAGTCGGAGCTGGAGAGCCAAAGCAAAGCTTCCAATGAGGCAGTTGAGACGGAGAAGGAAGTGCAGAGCGTGGGGGAAGACAAGGCGAAGGAGCCGCCCAAGCCAGATATTACCCTAACTCCGGTCACCACCAGCGAGGCCACCAAGGAGGGGTCCAAGAGCAAGACCAAGAAGCGGCGCAAGAAGTCGCAGATGAAGAAGAACGCCCAGCGCAAGACCTCCTCGAGCAGCTCCGTGGGCAGTGCAGCCGGAGGCGATTTGCCCTCGGCAGAGACGTCTTCTTTGGGAGTGACCAACATCGATGAAGGCGATGCCCCCCTATCTAGtgccaccaacaacaacaacacctcCTCGTCAAATGATGAGCAACCTTCGGCTCCTCTGGTCACCGCCCGCACCGGTGACGATAGCCCGCTTAGCGAGCTGCCCCACACCCCGACCACCAATCCACGTCTGGACTTGGACATTCACTTCTTCAGCGACACGGAGATCACCACTCCCGTTGGAAGTGGCGTGGGCGGCTCGGGTCGCGTCGCCGGCGGACGACCTTCGACGCCCATCCAGAGCGACAGTGAGCTGGAGACAACGATGCGGGACAAGCGGCATGTGGTGGACGACGAAAACGCCGCCTCGTGGAAATGGGGCGAGCTGCCCACACCGGAGCAGGCCAAGAGCGATGCCATGAGCGCTGCCCAGGTGCAGCAGAGCGAGCACCAGTCGATGCTAAGCAACATGTTTAGCTTTATGAAGCGGGCCAATCGACTGCGCAAGGAGAAGGGAGTGGGCGAAGTGGGGGACATATATCTCTCCGATCTGGATGCAGGCAGCATGGATCCCGAGATGGCGGCCCTATACTTCCCCACACCGAGGTCCAAGGAGGCCTCGCCGCCGGAGGAGGATGGCGAGAGTGGCAACGGCACCAGCCTGCCCCACTCTCCCAGCTCGCTGGAGGAGGGTCAGAAGAGTATGGACTCGGACTTTGACGAAACCAAGCAGCAGCGGGACAACAA GTACTTGGACTTCGTGGCCATGTCCATGTGCGGAATGTCGGAGCAGGGAGCAGCGCCCTCGGACGAGGAGTTCGACCGCCACCTGGTCAACTATCCAGAC GTGTGCAAAAGCCCCAGCATTTTTTCATCGCCTAACCTAGTCGTACGGCTGAATGGCAAATACTACACCTGGATGGCTGCATGTCCTATTGTCATGACAATGATCACCTTCCAGAAGCCACTAACCCAT GAAGCCATCGAGCAACTAATGTCCCAGACGGTGGAGGGCAAGTGTCTGGTTGAAGGCGAAAAGCAGGAAGCTGCTGCCCAGGCCGACAATGTGGGCCAGACCAAGCGTTACTGGTGGAGCTGGCGGCGCTCCCAGGACGCTGCGCCCAACCATGTGACCAATGCCCATGGAATGCCATTGGGCAAGGATGAGAAGG ATGGCGATCAGGCGGCGGTGGCCACGCAAACCTCACGGCCCACCTCGCCGGACATCAGTGATCCCACGCTGAGCAAGAGCGACTCGTTGGTGAACGCAGAGAACACCTCGGCGCTGGTGGACAACTTGGAGGAGCTGACCATGGCCTCCAACAGGAGCGATGAGCCCAAGGAGCGCTACAAGAAGTCCCTGCGACTCAGCTCGGCGGCCATT AAAAAACTGAACCTCAAGGAGGGCATGAATGAGATCGAGTTCAGTGTGACCACCGCTTACCAGGGGACGACACGTTGCAAGTGCTACTTGTTCCGCTGGAAGCACAACGACAAGGTTGTGATCTCCGACATTGACGGCACCATCACCAGGTCGGATGTGCTGGGCCACATCCTGCCCATGGTGGGCAAGGACTGGGCGCAGCTCGGGGTGGCGCAGCTCTTCTCGAAGATCGAGCAGAACGGCTACAAGCTGCTCTACCTCTCGGCGAGGGCCATCGGCCAGAGCAGGGTGACACGCGAGTATCTCAGGTCGATCCGGCAGGGCAACGTGATGCTTCCGGACGGCCCACTTCTGCTGAATCCCACGTCCCTGATATCGGCGTTCCACCGCGAGGTGATCGAGAAGAAGCCGGAGCAGTTCAAGATCGCCTGCCTGTCCGACATCCGCGATCTCTTCCCCGACAAGGAGCCCTTCTATGCCGGCTACGGCAACCGCATCAAT GACGTGTGGGCCTACCGAGCCGTCGGCATTCCCATCATGCGCATATTCACCATCAACACCAAGGGCGAGCTGAAGCACGAGCTGACCCAAACATTCCAGTCCTC